Proteins from a genomic interval of Equus quagga isolate Etosha38 chromosome 11, UCLA_HA_Equagga_1.0, whole genome shotgun sequence:
- the PIMREG gene encoding protein PIMREG, whose protein sequence is MASRWPGVGVSVRRRSLQDQEQLEESAVLQPAVGHPETSSRALGSLCRQFQRRLPLRAVSLNLGPGPSWKRLETPEPGQQGLQGAARSAKNALGAMSQRIQESCQSGTKWLVETQVKARRRKRGAQKGSSPPARSLSQRSTRLSAAAPAHATLDPCEREQLSLSAQRGPWGPPLRRSRREAAFRSPYSSTEPLCSPSESDSDLEPVGTGIQHLQKLSQELDEAIVAEESGDMTISLIRD, encoded by the exons ATGGCCTCTCGGTGGCCGGGCGTGGGGGTCTCCGTGCGCCGAAGATCTCTCCAGGAccaggagcagctggaggagagTGCGGTGCTGCAGCCTGCAGTCGGCCATCCGGAGACCTCCAGCCGGGCTCTGGGCTCCCTGTGCAGACAGTTCCAAAGGAGGCTGCCCCTGAGAGCAGTCAGCCTCAACCTGGGGCCTGGCCCCTCCTGGAAACGCCTGGAAACCCCAGAGCCAGGGCAGCAGGGTCTCCAGGGTGCGGCTCGCTCAGCTAAGAACGCCTTGGGTGCCATGTCCCAG AGAATCCAGGAGTCCTGCCAGAGTGGCACCAAGTGGCTGGTGGAAACCCAGGTGAaagccaggaggaggaagagaggggcccAGAAGGGCAGCAGCCCCCCAGCTCGCAGCCTGAGCCAGAGGAGCACCCGGCTGTCTGCAGCCGCCCCTGCCCATGCAACCCTGGACCCCTGCGAGAGGGAGCAGCTCAGCCTCTCAGCCCAGAGAGGCCCATGGGGCCCCCCACTGCGGCGGTCCCGGAGGGAGGCTGCCTTCCGAAGCCCCTACTCCTCGACAGAGCCCCTCTGCTCCCCCAG TGAGTCTGACAGTGATCTAGAGCCTGTGGGGACAGGAATTCAGCACCTCCAGAAATTGTCCCAAGAGCTGGATGAGGCCATTGTCGCTGAAGAGAG TGGCGACATGACCATTTCTCTCATTCGTGACTGA